The sequence below is a genomic window from Chelonoidis abingdonii isolate Lonesome George chromosome 6, CheloAbing_2.0, whole genome shotgun sequence.
TTAGTTTTAGACTCAAGCTCTTAATTTTTAAGCGTCCCTTGTAAAACCTAAAACTGCAGCCATTCCTCCCCGTCCCACCTATTGTGAAATTATAAATATCAGGGTCATACAGAGCTCTTTCTCATCCAGATCACAAAACACTTTCCAGAGGAGGTAAATAACATTAACGtatttacagacagggaaactgagggatgaaatgacttgcctgaggtcacccagcaagccagtgaTAGAGCTGGCAATAGAATCCAAGTGGTCTGTGTGTCAAGCCAGTGCCCTATTCACTGAGCCACTGCCTCCCTGAAAGAACTCAGGGGTCGCCTCATACATCAGATTTCAGTTGGTTggtcaaacacctgtcaggggtgatctaggtttacttggtcctgcctcaacacaGGAGTCTGGACTAGAACActcaaggtccattccagccctatatttctatgatttagGCTTCTACAAGGAAATTATTAGAAATGTGGCTGGTTTGCAACAGCTTCAACCTTAGTTCTGGATTATCACTAAGGTTATGAGACCATcaggaatccatgacctccatgacttcagctcagatggtggggcttgggctgtcagccctggCAGTGGGGATCGGTCTTCAGCACTGGGGGCTTAGGCTTTCATGAATTCTTGTTTAGTACCAGcaatctgtccatgacttttactaaaaataatagtCTTAACCTTAATTATCACCAAAGTATATTGACTCAATGTTATAAATAcactctaaaccaggggttctcagacttttgtattaGTGACCTCTTTCagacagcaagcctctgagtgcaacccctcttaaaaattaaacacttttttatatatttaataccattataaatgctggaggcaaagcagggtttgggatggaggctgaaaGCTCCTGACCTCCCACAACAGTAACCTCGTaaccccgtttgagaacccctgctctaaactacATTTGAATACAAGTAACTTACCATTGGTCGAATAAATCGTTCATATTTAGGAGGTTTTCGAGTAAAGCCATCCCCAACAAAGCAGACTTTGGTGACCATCCTCTTCCAGgccttcttctttctctttcccgtACGGATTACCTTTAAAACTTCTGTTTCTCCTTGTGCACGGACTTTTGGCACAGGAACTTCCCATTTCCCCTACACAGAAGGGCCGGTAGCATTATTGGTGTTGGTGAATGGAAGGGAAGAGATATCAAAGAATAAAACACAGTTTTACTAAAGAGGAGGAACTATATGACTTACGGTGTAgcaactcaaaaaaaaatataaagacatTTATAAAAAGAGCCACTTACCATCATTCTGACAAACTGGGACAATTAGCACAGGGAACACACTATTGTCTCACATCTGAATTCTTTAGCTATTAGACAATATATTTAGTTGCTGTTCTTTTTAtggcaatattttttaaatgcaagagaCATTACTGATTCTGAGGAGGAAGAacattctattgaagtcaatggtgattTAACACTATTGCTAAATGTCATGAAAGTTAGTTACTGTACATGCTTGTTAGCTATTTTTCTGACTCAATAGCTCTGCCATGAAGAGTTTCTGCAGATACCAATATACTGAGTTAATAATTACtgggaaaaaaaatgcttaacaTGATGCCAAACCTGCAGAACTATTCAGACTCTGCCTCAGACTGCAAGCGAAGTCAGCATGAATACTGTGACTGGTCATTAAACAAACCCTAGTAATAGCAATTATCTGAATGTTTCTATTGTTACTTACAGCTTTTTCTTTTCGTTTCTGTTTGATCATGTTGGAGAGAACTTTAGCCCGGGACTGGCCCTCTCTATCCAGCAGGTATGCTGGCACAGCTCCCTCTGGGGTTTTCTCATCATTCTTTTGTTTGGTGTTTCTCTTTTCGTGCATCTTAATGCTAAAAGGAAAAATACCAAGTATTCAGAAAAACATCCTCAGGGTgtgcaaaaaaaatctaatgtagaAGCTTGACAACATGAGCTACTATCACATTGGCCTGTCATCTTAAGCCTTATGTATGCTCAGAGGCTCTCTTTAAAGATAGAAATAATTTCTAACTGCAGCATTTATGACAAATTATCTATGCTGTCTTGTGGACAAgctaaataaatcaaaatatttttcttctaattAATTCAGTTATAATAAATTGTGGGTATTATCTGCAACAATATAGGGGAAAAGTTTCAAACAGAAGTGTGATTTTAACTTGACAGTGTTTAAGATTAGTATGGTAATGTATTTTAAGATCCAAATAATATAGTATAAACCACTGTGCTTTTTCTGTTAACAGTTTACAAGAAGGGCAACAGAGACATATCTGAATGAATATGAAAGTCATGGAAAGCCCTTAAATGCATTTCCTTGTATTGTTGCATTAAACCCCACCTCATGATTGGTACATCAGTGTAAGATCTAAAAGCAGTTCTAGTGTTTAACATTCATCACTGGTAGTGCTTCTAGTGCTAGATCCACTGATAGCATCTAATGGTAGGAACAGTTTTGACAGGGGAGAGCAAGGaggagaaatattttaattaggtCTCAAAACAATTTGTTCCTGCAAGTCATATGCATTTTTTCAAGTTTTAGTGTGCAATTCAAACAGGCCTCTATGGACAGTAGTTTAATAATTCATAACTATATCAGTGTCTAGTCAAGACCTTAAACTACCATGAGAGCTCAACCATGTCAAGGAAAAAATGGATACGCACGTCTTTTTCATTTGTATCTTCTCAGCATGGCGCTGCTTATGGTAGAGTTTGGCCTTCAGTCCAATCAATTTCTTGGCCTTCTTTGACCGTTCATGAGCCTCACGgccctccttcttcctcttcttctcatGGTAATC
It includes:
- the NSA2 gene encoding ribosome biogenesis protein NSA2 homolog codes for the protein MPQNDYIELHRKRYGYRLDYHEKKRKKEGREAHERSKKAKKLIGLKAKLYHKQRHAEKIQMKKTIKMHEKRNTKQKNDEKTPEGAVPAYLLDREGQSRAKVLSNMIKQKRKEKAGKWEVPVPKVRAQGETEVLKVIRTGKRKKKAWKRMVTKVCFVGDGFTRKPPKYERFIRPMGLRFKKAHVTHPELKATFCLPILGVKKNPSSPLYTTLGVITKGTVIEVNVSELGLVTQGGKVIWGKYAQVTNNPENDGCINAVLLV